In Candidatus Omnitrophota bacterium, a single genomic region encodes these proteins:
- a CDS encoding YggS family pyridoxal phosphate-dependent enzyme, with translation MIADNIRRISSGIASACARVKRSAQEVRLVAVAKSRTAEELKEVVEAGIFDIGENRLQEALKRRSELSAVSHQLSAVKWHMIGHLQTNKVKEAVKIFSLIHSVDSLRLAEEIDKEASKINKIQDILIQVNTSGEASKFGLKPEDSARVTEQIGKLKNLRVCGLMTIAPITDSPEKSRPFFRQLRELKDRINELGTVNYELRTLSMGMSDDFEVAIEEGSTMVRIGRRIFGN, from the coding sequence ATGATTGCAGATAATATTCGTCGGATTAGTTCGGGCATAGCATCGGCTTGTGCGCGGGTAAAAAGATCCGCGCAGGAAGTCCGTCTTGTCGCGGTTGCTAAATCTAGAACCGCAGAAGAGCTTAAAGAGGTTGTAGAAGCAGGGATATTTGATATAGGTGAAAACAGGCTCCAGGAAGCTTTAAAGAGGCGTAGCGAGCTATCAGCTGTTAGCCATCAGCTATCAGCTGTTAAATGGCACATGATCGGCCATCTTCAGACGAATAAAGTTAAAGAGGCAGTGAAGATATTTAGTCTGATACATTCTGTTGATAGCTTACGTCTGGCAGAAGAGATTGATAAAGAAGCTTCCAAAATCAATAAAATCCAGGATATTTTAATCCAGGTTAATACATCTGGAGAGGCTTCTAAATTTGGCTTAAAACCTGAAGATTCGGCTAGGGTTACGGAACAAATCGGCAAATTAAAGAATTTGAGAGTTTGCGGTCTGATGACCATTGCGCCTATTACCGATAGCCCGGAAAAGTCCCGTCCGTTTTTTCGCCAACTGAGAGAATTGAAAGACAGGATTAATGAGCTGGGAACGGTGAACTATGAACTACGAACCTTATCTATGGGTATGAGCGATGATTTTGAAGTGGCAATAGAAGAAGGCTCAACGATGGTCCGCATTGGAAGAAGGATATTTGGTAATTAA
- a CDS encoding pyrroline-5-carboxylate reductase — MEEGYLVIKDMSSQSHKDTRSQVKRKKIGIVGYGNMGSAIAENIKSAYEVFVFDKDSSKLQQAQGISFSKDIRDLINSVDIVVLAVKPQDFDPVLKEIKGLTEGKIFVTIAAGVTANYIEKQLGKIKVVRAMPNLGVITGKSMTCICKGKFAGKEDFDLAKELFMHVGKVREVDESKMNAVTAVSGSGPGYYFNEIVKRPDDYARDKNKFIKEFETSLAEAAREIGLDEEMSLLLARETVILSDVTFEIVKKIDNSGAEQLRDKVTSKGGTTEAGLKVINSGGSLADAVKAALKRAEELSK; from the coding sequence TTGGAAGAAGGATATTTGGTAATTAAGGATATGTCGTCACAAAGTCACAAAGACACAAGGTCACAAGTGAAAAGAAAAAAGATAGGTATTGTCGGTTATGGGAATATGGGATCTGCAATCGCTGAAAACATAAAGTCTGCGTACGAAGTTTTTGTTTTCGATAAAGATAGCAGCAAGTTGCAGCAGGCACAAGGAATCTCATTCTCTAAAGATATCCGGGATTTAATTAATTCAGTAGATATTGTTGTTCTCGCGGTAAAACCTCAGGATTTTGATCCGGTACTTAAGGAAATCAAGGGTTTAACAGAAGGCAAAATATTTGTTACTATTGCAGCCGGGGTAACGGCCAATTATATAGAAAAGCAATTAGGCAAAATTAAGGTTGTGCGTGCCATGCCTAATCTGGGGGTAATTACTGGAAAGTCTATGACATGTATTTGCAAGGGTAAATTTGCAGGTAAAGAAGATTTCGACCTGGCAAAAGAATTATTTATGCATGTCGGCAAAGTCCGGGAAGTGGATGAGAGCAAAATGAACGCAGTGACAGCCGTATCCGGAAGCGGCCCAGGCTATTATTTTAATGAAATCGTCAAAAGGCCGGATGATTATGCAAGAGACAAGAATAAATTTATTAAAGAGTTTGAAACTTCTTTAGCTGAAGCGGCAAGAGAAATTGGCCTTGATGAAGAGATGTCTTTGCTTTTGGCCAGAGAGACAGTAATTCTTAGCGATGTTACGTTTGAAATTGTAAAGAAGATTGATAATTCCGGTGCTGAGCAGCTTCGTGATAAAGTAACTTCCAAAGGCGGGACTACTGAAGCAGGGTTAAAGGTAATTAATTCAGGCGGAAGTCTGGCTGATGCGGTAAAAGCTGCCTTAAAAAGAGCTGAAGAATTATCCAAGTGA
- the mtnP gene encoding S-methyl-5'-thioadenosine phosphorylase, with protein MGKIGIIGGSGLYKIEGLRDIKEVAMETPFGNPSDKFIEGILEGKNVVFLPRHGIGHRINPSRINYRANIYGMKKLGVDRIISVTACGSLKEELKPLDFVVPDQFVDRTNQARRITFFEDGIVAHIVFAHPVCDDLADVVYKATKDQGCIVHKGGTYINMEGPAFSTLAESNLYRSWGMDIIGMTNMAEARLAREAEICYSTLAAVTDYDCWHPSHESVTVEMVMDNLNKNINNAKKAIAAIIKRIPESRACACKDALKYAIVTDRKCISKEIKDKLGVIIEKYVK; from the coding sequence ATGGGAAAAATAGGAATTATAGGCGGTAGCGGATTATATAAGATAGAAGGCTTAAGGGATATAAAAGAAGTTGCAATGGAGACGCCTTTTGGTAATCCATCAGATAAATTTATTGAAGGTATACTTGAAGGTAAGAATGTCGTATTCCTGCCGCGTCACGGTATCGGGCATCGCATAAACCCAAGCCGGATAAATTATCGTGCCAATATTTATGGCATGAAAAAATTAGGGGTAGACAGAATAATATCTGTTACTGCATGCGGAAGCTTGAAGGAAGAATTAAAGCCGTTGGATTTCGTAGTCCCGGATCAATTCGTAGACCGCACCAATCAGGCAAGGCGGATAACCTTCTTTGAAGATGGGATAGTGGCGCACATAGTGTTTGCGCATCCGGTTTGCGATGATCTGGCGGATGTTGTTTATAAAGCGACTAAAGATCAAGGTTGCATTGTGCATAAAGGCGGAACTTATATTAATATGGAAGGGCCGGCTTTTTCTACTTTGGCAGAATCGAATTTATATAGGTCATGGGGTATGGATATAATTGGTATGACTAATATGGCAGAAGCAAGGCTAGCCAGGGAGGCAGAGATTTGCTATTCGACGCTTGCGGCTGTGACCGATTACGACTGTTGGCATCCTAGCCATGAAAGTGTTACCGTTGAAATGGTGATGGATAATCTCAATAAAAACATTAACAATGCCAAAAAAGCGATAGCTGCAATAATAAAACGTATCCCTGAATCCAGGGCTTGTGCCTGTAAAGATGCGCTTAAATACGCTATAGTAACTGATAGAAAATGTATATCTAAAGAGATAAAGGATAAACTTGGAGTAATAATCGAAAAATATGTCAAATAA
- a CDS encoding isoleucine--tRNA ligase, with the protein MSNNKDYKSTLNLPNTAFPMKADLPKREPLLLKQWSDQGIYKQIRNISKGRPKFVLHDGPPYANGDIHIGHALNKTLKDIVVKFMTMQGFDSPYVPGWDCHGLPIEHQLFKELKIRKHQISQVEFREKAHDYAMKYVKNQREQFMRLGVFGDWDNPYLTLTPGYETAIVSSFNELFKKGYIKRGLKPVNWCFRCETALAEAEVEYEDHVSDSIFVKFKLDDNPAFDKDSYLLIWTTTPWTLIANVAVAVHPELNYSYINTEAGRLIIATPLLENVLLQSGLKNYKLLKKIDGKELESLVYEHPFGLRKGRVVLADYVSKEEGSGLVHTAPGHGNEDYMTGLKYNLDIVMPVDDQGKFNADVDDFSGLNVFDANQLIIDKLKAKGLLLSSSKFSHSYPHCWRCKNPIIFRATKQWFLIIDHNELRKKILESIEKDVEWVPPAGKERISAMVASRPDWCLSRQRYWGVPVPALVCNSCKEEFFNGDVIEKFIQFINKEGSNVWFNRDIKDFLVEGIVCPCCKKGKDFSKGKDILDVWFDSGVSHQAVLKDRKELKGTPCELYLEGSDQHRGWFQSSIIPSIAIDSKPPFKTVLTHGFVVDGQGRKMSKSLGNVISPFDIIKDYGADILRMWVASSNYNEDIRISKEILMRLSEAYRKVRNTARFILSNLYDFDPDKNKIAPEKLNNLDRWMLSVTHNTAYNTKKAYETFDFQNAFRQIYFFCNERLSMLYLDIVKGRLYTYASDSVERRSAQTVIYEVMQYLLRMMAPILVFTSEEIWGYMPKEKWQQDIKSVHLLDWPGPESAKIPGESEDLSELLQIKPDIDKCLEDLRSKGEIGSSFDAKIKLLTNNQERYTFLSSLKNDLSEIFKVSQVEIIKDDNIASDARRSQNYPDVAIVVEKAGGLKCQRCWNYSEQVGKNDQHPQLCGNCINAIGGKKIEE; encoded by the coding sequence ATGTCAAATAACAAAGATTATAAATCTACGCTTAATTTACCTAATACCGCTTTTCCTATGAAGGCTGATCTGCCTAAAAGGGAGCCTCTATTGCTGAAGCAATGGAGTGATCAGGGTATTTATAAGCAAATACGTAATATATCGAAAGGCAGGCCGAAATTCGTTCTCCATGACGGCCCGCCGTATGCTAACGGGGATATACATATTGGGCATGCGTTAAACAAGACCTTAAAAGATATCGTCGTTAAGTTTATGACTATGCAAGGATTTGATTCTCCGTATGTACCTGGTTGGGACTGCCATGGCCTTCCGATAGAGCACCAGCTATTTAAAGAATTAAAAATCAGGAAGCACCAGATATCACAGGTCGAATTCAGGGAAAAAGCTCATGATTATGCGATGAAATACGTTAAAAACCAACGGGAACAGTTTATGCGCCTTGGTGTTTTTGGCGATTGGGATAACCCTTATCTTACATTAACCCCCGGATATGAAACAGCCATAGTAAGCTCTTTTAACGAATTATTTAAAAAGGGCTATATTAAAAGAGGTTTAAAGCCGGTAAATTGGTGCTTTAGATGCGAAACCGCTTTAGCTGAAGCCGAGGTAGAGTATGAAGACCATGTTTCGGATTCTATTTTTGTAAAATTCAAGCTGGATGACAATCCAGCATTTGATAAAGACAGCTATTTATTGATCTGGACTACCACGCCCTGGACGTTGATAGCCAATGTCGCCGTAGCAGTCCACCCTGAATTAAATTATTCTTATATAAATACGGAGGCCGGAAGATTAATCATAGCCACCCCTTTACTTGAAAATGTTTTATTACAGTCAGGCCTGAAAAACTATAAACTGCTTAAAAAAATAGACGGCAAAGAGCTTGAATCCCTTGTTTATGAGCATCCATTCGGGTTGAGGAAGGGCAGGGTGGTCTTGGCCGATTATGTTTCTAAGGAAGAAGGCAGCGGCCTGGTGCATACTGCCCCCGGACACGGCAATGAAGATTATATGACGGGACTTAAATATAATTTAGACATTGTCATGCCTGTCGACGATCAGGGTAAATTTAACGCCGACGTAGATGACTTTTCCGGTTTGAATGTATTTGATGCCAATCAGCTTATTATAGATAAGCTAAAGGCCAAAGGGTTATTGTTATCCAGTTCAAAATTTTCACATTCTTATCCGCATTGCTGGCGCTGCAAAAATCCCATAATTTTCAGGGCAACAAAACAGTGGTTTCTCATTATCGACCATAATGAGCTGCGAAAGAAAATACTTGAAAGTATTGAGAAGGATGTCGAATGGGTGCCGCCTGCAGGAAAAGAAAGAATTTCTGCAATGGTAGCAAGCAGGCCGGATTGGTGCTTGTCACGCCAGCGATATTGGGGGGTGCCTGTGCCGGCTTTAGTTTGTAACAGTTGCAAGGAGGAATTCTTCAACGGCGATGTAATAGAAAAATTCATTCAGTTTATAAATAAGGAAGGCTCAAACGTCTGGTTTAACAGGGATATTAAAGACTTTCTTGTCGAAGGCATTGTTTGTCCTTGTTGCAAGAAAGGCAAGGATTTTTCAAAAGGCAAAGATATTTTAGATGTTTGGTTTGACAGCGGCGTAAGCCATCAGGCAGTGCTTAAAGATAGAAAAGAACTTAAGGGCACGCCATGCGAATTATATCTAGAAGGCTCAGACCAACATAGGGGCTGGTTTCAATCCTCTATTATTCCTTCGATTGCAATCGATTCAAAGCCGCCTTTTAAAACTGTCCTTACCCATGGATTCGTGGTTGACGGCCAAGGCCGCAAGATGTCTAAATCTCTTGGTAATGTAATATCCCCCTTTGATATAATAAAAGATTACGGAGCCGATATATTGAGGATGTGGGTTGCTTCAAGTAATTACAATGAAGACATAAGGATTTCTAAAGAAATACTGATGCGTTTATCAGAGGCTTACCGTAAGGTCCGCAATACTGCCAGGTTCATCCTCAGTAATTTATATGATTTTGACCCTGACAAAAATAAAATTGCTCCTGAGAAACTTAATAATTTAGATAGATGGATGTTAAGCGTAACACACAATACTGCATATAACACAAAGAAGGCTTACGAAACCTTTGATTTTCAAAATGCTTTCAGGCAGATTTATTTTTTCTGTAATGAACGTTTATCGATGCTTTATCTTGATATAGTAAAAGGAAGGCTTTATACTTACGCATCTGATTCCGTAGAAAGAAGGTCGGCGCAGACAGTTATCTATGAAGTCATGCAATATTTGCTCAGGATGATGGCGCCTATCCTTGTTTTTACATCCGAAGAAATCTGGGGCTATATGCCTAAAGAAAAATGGCAGCAGGATATTAAAAGCGTCCATCTGTTAGATTGGCCAGGGCCAGAATCGGCGAAGATTCCTGGAGAGTCAGAAGATTTATCTGAATTGCTGCAAATCAAGCCGGATATCGATAAATGCTTGGAGGACCTGCGTTCAAAGGGAGAGATCGGCAGTTCTTTTGACGCAAAAATAAAACTGTTGACAAATAACCAAGAACGTTATACATTTTTATCCAGCCTGAAGAATGATTTGAGTGAAATCTTTAAGGTTTCACAGGTTGAAATAATAAAAGACGATAATATAGCTTCTGATGCCAGGAGAAGCCAGAATTATCCTGATGTTGCAATAGTTGTGGAGAAGGCAGGCGGCCTTAAATGCCAGCGTTGTTGGAATTATTCAGAGCAAGTCGGGAAAAATGATCAGCATCCTCAATTATGCGGCAATTGCATTAATGCGATAGGAGGAAAAAAAATTGAAGAATAA
- the lspA gene encoding signal peptidase II — translation MIFVIVFFILFIDRLTKILAVDNLVLNSPKPVINNFLYLTLIHNKGAAFGMLQNKLYIFIFSALLAVALIYSELRKRPRNEFTLYKLSLIMILSGAIGNLIDRIYFGYVIDFIDFRVWPVFNIADSFISIGIVLLIVSMMRRRRG, via the coding sequence ATGATTTTTGTCATCGTTTTTTTTATCTTATTTATAGACCGCCTCACTAAAATCCTTGCTGTTGATAATCTAGTATTAAATTCTCCCAAACCCGTAATTAATAACTTTTTATATTTGACGCTTATCCATAACAAAGGGGCAGCATTTGGCATGCTGCAGAACAAGCTTTATATTTTTATTTTTTCGGCATTGCTGGCTGTAGCCCTGATATATTCTGAGTTGAGAAAGCGTCCAAGAAATGAATTTACTTTATATAAGCTGTCTTTGATCATGATTTTGTCAGGGGCAATAGGCAATCTTATTGACCGTATTTATTTTGGTTATGTCATAGATTTTATTGATTTTCGTGTCTGGCCGGTTTTTAATATTGCCGATAGTTTTATCAGTATCGGTATAGTATTACTTATCGTGTCGATGATGCGCAGAAGGAGGGGCTAA
- the lgt gene encoding prolipoprotein diacylglyceryl transferase, with product MHPVICRIGPFSIYSYGLMLVLGFLVASLLARRQAKNAGIDPDLISNLIFYIFISGILGARIFYVVENADFYFKNPAEIIMLQHGGLSWFGGLILGSACGIFYLKRRRQSVLKILDLLSPFVALAQSIGRIGCLLNGCCFGKPSVYGFYFPAHEDYLIPTQLYSSVVLLFIYFLLRAVQIKKRDYSGEVFFLYLFLYSISRFIIEFFRADNPVIVFGLTLFQLISLLLFVISSLFLIRIKIRQ from the coding sequence ATGCATCCGGTTATTTGCAGAATAGGGCCTTTTTCAATCTACTCTTACGGGCTTATGCTGGTCCTGGGGTTTTTAGTAGCGTCTTTGCTTGCCCGCCGCCAGGCAAAGAATGCCGGCATAGATCCGGATCTTATAAGCAATTTGATCTTTTATATATTTATCTCTGGCATACTGGGCGCCCGTATTTTCTATGTAGTTGAAAACGCAGATTTTTATTTTAAGAACCCGGCAGAAATAATAATGCTGCAACATGGCGGGCTATCATGGTTTGGCGGGCTGATATTAGGGAGCGCCTGTGGAATATTTTATTTAAAACGCAGAAGACAATCCGTGCTTAAGATACTGGATTTGTTGAGCCCTTTTGTGGCCTTGGCTCAGTCAATCGGCAGGATCGGATGTTTATTGAATGGTTGCTGCTTTGGAAAACCGTCAGTATACGGATTTTATTTTCCTGCGCATGAGGATTATTTAATACCAACGCAGTTATATTCCTCTGTCGTGTTACTTTTTATTTATTTTCTGTTAAGAGCTGTCCAGATAAAAAAACGCGACTATAGCGGAGAGGTGTTCTTCCTGTATCTTTTTCTTTATTCTATTTCCCGTTTCATAATTGAGTTCTTCCGGGCTGATAATCCGGTCATAGTATTCGGGCTCACTCTTTTTCAACTTATCAGCCTTTTACTATTTGTAATATCATCATTATTTCTTATCCGGATAAAAATCCGGCAATAA
- a CDS encoding RluA family pseudouridine synthase, which translates to MKEYSFEVSEAENGKRLDIFLQQSAKDNDLGYSRTFIKDSISHGNCSVNGLPVVKAHHKVKTGDKLTIRLEDRQAVDLAAEELPLDILFEDGDIAVINKQPGLVVHPAPGNKEHTLVNALLYHFKDKLSSVNPMRPGIVHRLDKDTSGLIVIAKNNNSHFNLTKQFAEHLVQKKYIALVEGYVEFNEDVIELPIGRHPLKRQNMSVGFRETDKYAKTRYHTLLRNSQFSMLALFPLTGRTHQLRVHLAHIGHPILGDGKYGRKNTFPRLALHAQYLGFKHPGTEEFVEFYCKLPDEFTYFIEQNRVV; encoded by the coding sequence ATGAAAGAATATTCATTTGAAGTATCAGAGGCTGAGAACGGAAAACGTTTGGATATTTTTCTCCAGCAGTCGGCTAAAGATAATGATTTGGGCTATTCGCGGACTTTTATAAAGGATTCCATAAGCCATGGCAATTGCAGCGTAAACGGCTTGCCTGTCGTTAAAGCTCACCACAAAGTAAAAACAGGGGATAAGTTAACGATAAGGTTAGAGGATAGACAGGCAGTAGATTTAGCTGCTGAGGAATTGCCTTTGGATATATTATTTGAAGATGGTGATATAGCTGTAATAAATAAACAGCCTGGCCTGGTGGTACATCCTGCACCCGGTAATAAAGAGCATACTTTAGTTAATGCGCTCCTTTATCATTTTAAAGATAAGCTTTCAAGCGTAAATCCCATGAGGCCAGGTATAGTACACAGGCTGGATAAAGATACTTCCGGTTTGATAGTCATAGCTAAGAATAACAACAGCCATTTTAATTTAACAAAGCAGTTTGCAGAGCACCTGGTGCAGAAAAAATATATCGCTTTGGTCGAAGGGTATGTGGAATTTAATGAAGATGTTATCGAGCTGCCTATAGGCAGACATCCTCTTAAGAGACAAAATATGTCAGTCGGTTTTAGAGAGACAGATAAGTATGCAAAGACACGGTATCATACCTTATTACGCAATTCACAATTCAGTATGTTAGCGCTTTTTCCTTTGACCGGCAGGACACATCAACTGCGCGTCCATCTTGCCCATATCGGGCACCCTATATTAGGAGACGGAAAATACGGAAGAAAGAATACTTTTCCCAGGCTTGCCCTGCATGCGCAATATCTTGGGTTTAAACATCCGGGCACAGAAGAGTTCGTGGAATTTTATTGCAAGCTTCCGGATGAGTTTACCTATTTTATTGAACAGAACAGGGTAGTCTGA
- the aroA gene encoding 3-phosphoshikimate 1-carboxyvinyltransferase, with amino-acid sequence MGSFLIGKPLVRFKVKEISIPGDKSIAHRAIFLSSIGNGRVVIKNFPFNEDCLSTIKTFKQLGVKISVNKTANRVNVYGVGINGLRKPSGSIFIKESGATFRMLLGLLSGQKFTSRLHAGRELSKRPMQRVTFPLKKMGAVIRPLSFNNPGRVSACAEHPPFIIQGAELKGISYRMPVGSAQVKSALLLAGLYAQGQTTITDTFKSRDHTERMLKLFKARIKVKGDNIIIRKTQMLKGPKSLDIPGDMSSASFFIVLAAITPNSKVIIKNVSLNKTRSGLLSVLKRMGVNIKIIPYKVGWEPAGDIEVKSSRLKGVRIYKNEMPSLIDELPILMIAACYANSKTVFEGVNELRVKETDRIKSMASNLKKMGADIRVFSKTGIEYIVINGKEQLLGSSLRSFGDHRTAMSLIIGALRAKGASRIDDVRCINKSFPLFTSIIKSL; translated from the coding sequence ATGGGTTCATTCTTAATTGGCAAGCCCCTTGTTCGCTTTAAAGTTAAAGAAATAAGCATTCCCGGGGATAAATCTATTGCCCACCGCGCTATATTCTTAAGCTCAATCGGGAATGGGCGCGTAGTAATAAAAAATTTTCCTTTCAACGAAGACTGCCTATCTACAATAAAAACATTCAAACAATTAGGCGTAAAGATATCTGTTAATAAAACTGCAAACAGGGTAAATGTCTATGGCGTTGGAATAAATGGATTACGAAAACCCAGTGGCAGTATTTTTATTAAGGAATCAGGAGCGACTTTCAGGATGCTGCTTGGCTTATTATCAGGCCAGAAATTTACTAGCAGGCTCCATGCAGGCCGGGAGCTTAGCAAGAGGCCAATGCAGAGAGTAACATTCCCTTTAAAAAAGATGGGAGCGGTCATCAGGCCTTTATCTTTTAATAATCCCGGTAGAGTATCGGCTTGCGCTGAGCATCCGCCGTTTATCATACAGGGCGCCGAGTTGAAAGGGATATCATACAGGATGCCTGTCGGGTCAGCTCAGGTTAAATCGGCTTTGCTGCTTGCCGGGCTTTATGCGCAAGGGCAAACTACAATTACAGATACTTTTAAATCGAGAGACCATACCGAAAGAATGCTCAAATTATTTAAGGCCAGGATAAAAGTGAAGGGGGACAATATAATAATAAGGAAAACACAGATGCTGAAAGGCCCGAAATCACTGGATATACCAGGCGATATGTCTTCGGCAAGTTTTTTTATAGTCTTGGCAGCGATTACCCCAAATTCCAAAGTTATCATTAAGAACGTTTCTCTTAATAAGACGAGATCAGGGTTGCTTTCTGTCCTGAAAAGAATGGGAGTAAATATAAAAATAATCCCTTATAAAGTAGGCTGGGAGCCGGCTGGGGACATTGAGGTAAAAAGTAGCCGGTTAAAAGGCGTAAGGATATACAAAAATGAGATGCCGTCACTTATAGATGAACTGCCGATACTTATGATAGCTGCTTGTTATGCAAATTCAAAGACAGTATTTGAAGGGGTTAATGAATTAAGAGTAAAAGAAACAGACAGGATAAAGTCAATGGCCAGTAATTTGAAGAAAATGGGAGCTGACATAAGAGTTTTTAGTAAAACCGGGATAGAATATATTGTTATTAATGGCAAGGAGCAGCTATTGGGTTCCAGCCTTAGGAGCTTCGGCGATCATCGTACAGCTATGAGCCTAATAATAGGAGCCTTGAGGGCAAAAGGGGCAAGCAGGATTGATGATGTAAGATGCATAAATAAATCCTTTCCGCTCTTCACCAGCATAATCAAGAGTTTATAA
- a CDS encoding rod shape-determining protein, with the protein MAKWLAIIKKFIDYILGLFSNDMGIDLGTASTLVYVKGEGVVLCEPSVVAIRKSTAKVEAVGDEAKRMLGRTPGNIIAIRPMKDGVIADFEVTEAMLRYFIKKVHHRRVLRRPRLVIAIPSGITEVEKRAVKDSAERAGAREVHLIEEPVAAAIGVGLPIQEPIGNMIIDIGGGTTEIAVISLAGIVFSKSIRIGGDEMDEAIIEYLKKTYNLMVGERTAEDIKIKIGSAYPLEEEMTLEVKGRDLVVGLPKSVTITSEEIRESLQEPLRAIVETTKISLERTPPELAADLIENGIVLAGGGGLLRGLDKLISEETGLPVHIAEDPLTAVAQGTGKVLDNARLLRDVSTPIKL; encoded by the coding sequence ATGGCCAAATGGCTGGCTATTATCAAGAAATTTATCGATTATATCCTGGGTTTGTTTTCTAATGATATGGGTATTGATTTAGGAACAGCCTCTACCCTTGTTTATGTCAAAGGCGAGGGGGTTGTTTTGTGCGAACCCTCAGTCGTAGCAATAAGAAAAAGCACTGCTAAGGTAGAAGCTGTCGGGGATGAAGCTAAGCGTATGCTTGGGCGTACCCCCGGTAATATTATTGCTATAAGGCCTATGAAAGACGGAGTTATAGCTGATTTTGAAGTGACTGAGGCAATGCTCAGGTATTTTATAAAGAAAGTGCACCACAGAAGGGTCTTACGCAGGCCCCGTTTAGTCATTGCTATACCTTCGGGAATAACTGAAGTTGAAAAAAGGGCCGTAAAGGATTCCGCAGAAAGAGCAGGGGCACGGGAAGTGCATCTTATAGAAGAGCCGGTTGCCGCAGCAATAGGGGTGGGCCTGCCTATCCAGGAACCGATTGGCAACATGATAATTGACATTGGCGGCGGCACCACAGAAATTGCCGTTATCTCGCTGGCCGGTATAGTATTTTCTAAATCTATACGTATAGGTGGAGATGAAATGGATGAGGCCATCATCGAATACCTTAAAAAAACTTATAATCTTATGGTCGGTGAGCGTACTGCAGAAGATATAAAAATCAAAATAGGCTCTGCTTATCCTTTAGAAGAAGAAATGACCCTTGAGGTAAAAGGCAGGGATTTAGTCGTAGGCCTGCCTAAGTCAGTGACTATAACATCAGAAGAGATAAGAGAATCATTGCAGGAGCCTTTAAGGGCGATAGTCGAAACTACTAAAATCTCTCTTGAGAGAACGCCCCCGGAGTTAGCAGCTGATTTGATTGAGAACGGTATTGTGCTTGCAGGCGGGGGAGGGCTGCTCAGGGGTTTAGATAAACTTATTTCTGAAGAGACAGGTCTGCCTGTGCATATAGCTGAAGATCCGTTAACAGCTGTTGCGCAAGGGACAGGAAAAGTTTTGGATAACGCACGCTTGCTAAGAGATGTCAGCACGCCTATAAAACTCTAG